One genomic region from Pecten maximus chromosome 5, xPecMax1.1, whole genome shotgun sequence encodes:
- the LOC117327963 gene encoding tripartite motif-containing protein 2-like has translation MVDYLSRYRLYGHGYTSPEQRYPITTYKEIYRDSAPHIFGRRPRSHDCRMDTMKDLTEKKDWEAWMFSHGLGQVYRSVNYLHNQEKEVTPQGTAAPDKLLFNIGVKGRGDGDFYYPRGLSITLDGEILVADTMNHRIQIFNQYGIFIRKIGSKGNGEGQFDQPTGVTELPNGDLAVADKKNKRVQVFSQRRQFKFMFPTGDDPFAIASDKDYNIIVSTVRRSIEVYRRGGKLVHAFSVGGSARDKIGCHICVNNKEEVIVCDAVNNCVKYFTYGGKLLYKFSPMSTGEGLSMLPSGICVNMVGEVIIGDALNHTVNLYSERGVLLKQLIGPSDEAGAVQTCAIGPEGHLMVTEFSVSGPHSLKIFRYKQCYCHLTRPGSSKRRSPTKME, from the exons ATGGTTGACTACCTGTCCCGGTACCGACTGTATGGCCATGGCTACACGTCTCCAGAACAACGTTACCCCATCACTACATACAAGGAAATATATAGGGACAGTGCACCACACATCTTTGGCCGCAGACCGCGAT CTCACGACTGTCGAATGGATACGATGAAAGATTTGACGGAGAAGAAGGACTGGGAGGCGTGGATGTTCTCTCATGGTCTTGGTCAGGTGTACAGAAGTGTCAACTACCTCCACAACCAGGAGAAGGAGGTCACCCCTCAAGGCACCGCCGC GCCAGACAAACTGCTCTTCAACATTGGCGTGAAGGGCCGAGGTGACGGTGACTTCTACTATCCTCGTGGCCTATCCATCACACTAGACGGTGAGATACTGGTTGCAGACACAATGAATCACAGAATTCAGATCTTCAACCAATACGGTATCTTCATTAGAAAGATCGGCTCCAAAGGTAATGGTGAAGGACAGTTCGACCAACCAACGGGAGTAACGGAGTTACCAAATGGAGATCTAGCAGTGGCAGATAAGAAAAACAAACGAGTTCAGGTTTTCTCACAAAGAAGACAATTCAAATTTATGTTTCCAACTGGCGATGATCCTTTCGCTATTGCAAGTGATAAAGACTACAACATAATAGTTTCTACCGTGAGGAGGTCAATAGAGGTGTACAGGAGAGGTGGGAAGTTAGTCCACGCCTTCTCTGTAGGAGGGTCTGCTAGAGACAAAATCGGCTGTCACATCTGTGTCAATAACAAGGAAGAGGTGATAGTCTGTGACGCAGTCAACAACTGTGTTAAGTATTTTACATACGGTGGTAAACTTTTGTACAAGTTTTCTCCCATGTCTACTGGCGAAGGCTTGTCCATGCTGCCGTCAGGTATCTGTGTCAATATGGTGGGGGAAGTCATCATCGGGGATGCTCTTAATCACACAGTGAACTTATATTCAGAACGCGGGGTTCTTCTGAAACAGCTAATTGGGCCTTCTGATGAAGCTGGTGCAGTTCAGACATGCGCAATCGGACCAGAAGGACATTTAATGGTTACAGAATTTAGCGTTTCCGGTCcacattcattgaaaatatttcGATACAAACAATGCTATTGTCATCTAACTAGACCAGGCTCGAGTAAGAGAAGATCCCCGACTAAAATGGAGTGA
- the LOC117327962 gene encoding uncharacterized protein LOC117327962 isoform X2, producing the protein MDIVEEEEDQNFKDLIKFWKKHNVGFAKEMMKMVESNKAKKATKTRGRRKSIEFEDLDQTPSGELRLPVHMTSKQGKIPEETDEDTDDIPSIRRPRKALSQKQRSFTSSRTNSRSNMGGDTGSPRTDGQTKKHVFRRAESENLTSKLPSNPKVVRERIASESSGTRAGSAKTVKKK; encoded by the exons atggacatagtagaggaggaggaggatcAAAATTTTAAAGATCTCATTAAATTCTGGAAGAAACATAATGTTGGCTTCGCGAAGGAAATGATGAAAATGGTAGAATCGAATAAAG CCAAGAAGGCAACAAAAACGAGGGGCAGAAGGAAGTCAATTGAGTTCGAGGACTTGGACCAGACACCCTCTGGAGAGTTACGCTTACCTGTACATATGACATCAAAACAAGGTAAAATTCCTGAGGAAACTGACGAGGATACAGACGACATCCCGTCGATAAGACGGCCGCGGAAAGCATTGTCACAGAAACAGCGCAGCTTCACGTCCAGTCGGACCAACTCTAGATCCAACATGGGAGGAGACACAGGTTCTCCCCgaacggacggacagacaaagAAACACGTGTTCCGCAGGGCTGAATCTGAAAACTTGACTTCGAAGCTGCCCTCAAATCCGAAAGTGGTTCGTGAGAGGATAGCTTCCGAGTCCAGCGGTACCCGAGCGGGGTCAGCCAAAACAGTGAAAAAGAAATAA
- the LOC117327962 gene encoding uncharacterized protein LOC117327962 isoform X1: MAKPKAQLGLDTEYDALRRRMSRIRVKEGQKPTADDMDIVEEEEDQNFKDLIKFWKKHNVGFAKEMMKMVESNKAKKATKTRGRRKSIEFEDLDQTPSGELRLPVHMTSKQGKIPEETDEDTDDIPSIRRPRKALSQKQRSFTSSRTNSRSNMGGDTGSPRTDGQTKKHVFRRAESENLTSKLPSNPKVVRERIASESSGTRAGSAKTVKKK; this comes from the exons ATGGCGAAGCCAAAGGCCCAGTTGGGTCTAGATACTGAGTACGACGCCCTCAGACGACGGATGAGTCGCATCCGAGTAAAGGAAGGCCAGAAGCCGACAGCAGACG atatggacatagtagaggaggaggaggatcAAAATTTTAAAGATCTCATTAAATTCTGGAAGAAACATAATGTTGGCTTCGCGAAGGAAATGATGAAAATGGTAGAATCGAATAAAG CCAAGAAGGCAACAAAAACGAGGGGCAGAAGGAAGTCAATTGAGTTCGAGGACTTGGACCAGACACCCTCTGGAGAGTTACGCTTACCTGTACATATGACATCAAAACAAGGTAAAATTCCTGAGGAAACTGACGAGGATACAGACGACATCCCGTCGATAAGACGGCCGCGGAAAGCATTGTCACAGAAACAGCGCAGCTTCACGTCCAGTCGGACCAACTCTAGATCCAACATGGGAGGAGACACAGGTTCTCCCCgaacggacggacagacaaagAAACACGTGTTCCGCAGGGCTGAATCTGAAAACTTGACTTCGAAGCTGCCCTCAAATCCGAAAGTGGTTCGTGAGAGGATAGCTTCCGAGTCCAGCGGTACCCGAGCGGGGTCAGCCAAAACAGTGAAAAAGAAATAA
- the LOC117327960 gene encoding uncharacterized protein LOC117327960, with product MPWANALLCGIQMQDHTGVHSLLQSGTSSNRECADFPVPLLIAIENSDLQMVKLLLDHGAIVNIQDADGESALHYATQDDVKYEVMEILLKAGAHVNCVNKWSRTALHYVCYGGDLNKIELLLKIPKTRVDIQDENGNTCLHALMTFDEGEIDDDEFWRRGLTMLIEAFVDVNITNKKGQTALHMAAEHDFQPEAVLSNLLDIGKDFKFELQDAEGKNFLHLYISGQSENTPFLCKLLNKGFQSFVSSRSGFIKAIINMEARNGETPFLRFMFGSSQLDLDILQHFVHAGADVNKPNSLGRTPLHRVMMEETKMNRHLVCKILLYGGANTNLQDEFGLTPTFWARTVNQISVICGAGADVTFTDKFGRNALMNFMVQRNFKAVQELVFRGCNVNSVDTNGSTALHYAVWMNDINMVEHLLDVGGDISVADKENRTPSMLADLLKNTQICELLEKRHLKTHSKEDAGQKREIIYERVRCSSKSHWLGNKLTMNYKDIVKADNSIATLETQGYKAHELAELLLSQPGSGKLFDNPETTQVIDAVQQLVKQLSKRISECDPRFRNDIVSMGSAREGTKTGYPDEFDFVCCLSDILEYCDIENDNGPNNEGFVRLKLRENSHLPIQMESFFDKNGYFKTYDVRMEFFKLIWNILMEKEMWQDGKVLYVGDDMNNGFDQTPVLNFQILWIGQIFKGLKISIDFVPAIHVSRKMAVFSTRDGIPNPQEALEAGLFVLLHPPDDIISNCRDVFEVEDTIWSRTEATYDNDMADLIKSRLRVSCAPMEVSFLESLPDVVRESYVLAKIIKNECPKVRFDSDFFQELYDRDPVEIQRHENVHFEPGEYDVYTSIVSSLNEVASSDEENIWDLNIENNAEQTADTASLNGSNQPCSSDEERDSGGTESANSGEDSPMDSLRSDDTNNFEETDLGHEANNDITSYMLKNALFHLVGSNPEICDKDLNKDSSGEGRLKTTVELTIKIFELLTTMNETCELPVYFLPRQNVFEFAYEFCRSMDQEKLRRKIHSDGNRRKIFLDLILAILRVQ from the coding sequence ATGCCGTGGGCGAATGCGTTACTTTGCGGAATACAAATGCAAGATCACACAGGAGTGCATAGTCTTCTTCAGTCTGGGACATCTTCAAACCGAGAATGTGCTGACTTCCCCGTTCCTCTGCTGATAGCGATAGAAAACAGTGATTTACAAATGGTGAAACTACTGCTCGATCATGGCGCGATCGTAAACATACAGGACGCAGATGGGGAAAGCGCCCTTCACTACGCCACCCAAGATGATGTAAAGTATGAGGTTATGGAGATATTACTCAAGGCCGGTGCTCATGTCAACTGCGTAAACAAATGGTCGAGGACGGCACTGCACTATGTGTGTTATGGCGGCGATCTGAACAAGATAGAGTTACTTTTGAAAATACCAAAAACACGTGTGGATATTCAGGATGAAAATGGAAACACGTGTTTACATGCTTTGATGACCTTTGATGAAGGCGAAATCGATGACGATGAATTTTGGAGGAGAGGTTTGACTATGCTTATTGAAGCTTTTGTTGACGTAAACATCACTAACAAAAAAGGACAAACAGCCTTACACATGGCAGCGGAACACGATTTTCAGCCAGAGGCAGTATTGTCTAACCTTCTAGATATCGGTAAAGATTTTAAATTTGAGTTGCAAGACGCTGAAGGAAAGAATTTTCTACATCTGTACATCAGTGGCCAAAGCGAAAACACACCTTTTTTGTGCAAACTCCTTAACAAAGGATTTCAATCATTTGTTTCTTCACGTTCTGGGTTCATCAAAGCTATCATAAATATGGAAGCTAGGAATGGCGAAACGCCTTTCTTGAGGTTTATGTTTGGATCAAGTCAATTAGACCTGGACATTCTTCAACACTTTGTTCATGCTGGTGCTGATGTGAACAAACCAAATAGTTTGGGAAGGACTCCTCTTCACCGTGTAATGATGGAAGAAACAAAAATGAACCGTCATCTGGTGTGCAAAATATTACTGTATGGGGGCGCCAACACAAACCTCCAGGACGAATTTGGCTTAACACCAACATTTTGGGCAAGAACGGTGAATCAAATTTCCGTGATCTGTGGTGCTGGTGCTGATGTAACTTTCACAGACAAGTTTGGGCGTAATGCTTTGATGAATTTTATGGTCCAAAGAAACTTTAAGGCAGTACAGGAGTTGGTCTTTAGGGGATGTAATGTCAATAGTGTTGATACAAACGGATCCACCGCGCTACATTATGCAGTATGGATGAATGATATCAACATGGTAGAACATCTTTTGGATGTCGGAGGAGATATCTCGGTTGCAGACAAAGAAAATCGCACTCCAAGTATGCTGGctgatttattaaaaaatactCAAATATGCGAACTTTTAGAGAAACGACATTTAAAAACACACAGCAAAGAAGATGCAGGGCAGAAAAGAGAAATCATATATGAAAGAGTTAGATGTTCTTCAAAAAGTCATTGGCTAGGAAATAAACTCACTATGAACTACAAAGACATCGTGAAAGCTGACAATAGCATTGCTACTTTAGAAACACAAGGATACAAAGCTCATGAATTGGCAGAACTACTTCTCAGCCAACCCGGGTCTGGAAAGCTTTTTGACAATCCGGAAACTACACAAGTCATTGATGCCGTTCAACAGCTGgtaaaacaattatcaaaacGAATATCAGAATGTGATCCAAGATTCAGGAACGACATCGTCTCCATGGGAAGCGCGAGAGAAGGAACCAAAACAGGATACCCTGATGAGTTTGATTTTGTTTGCTGTCTCTCCGATATTCTCGAATATTGTGATATCGAGAACGACAACGGACCGAACAACGAAGGTTTTGTTCGATTGAAACTGAGAGAAAATTCCCATCTTCCCATTCAAATGGAATCGTTCTTTGACAAAAATGGTTACTTCAAAACATATGATGTAAGGATGGAATTTTTCAAGCTTATCTGGAATATTTTGATGGAAAAAGAGATGTGGCAGGATGGAAAAGTCCTATATGTCGGTGATGATATGAACAATGGGTTTGATCAAACGCCTGTCCTGAATTTCCAAATTTTATGGATTGGCCAAATTTTTAAAGGTCTCAAAATAAGTATAGACTTTGTCCCTGCAATACATGTTAGCAGAAAAATGGCTGTTTTCTCAACAAGAGACGGTATTCCTAACCCACAAGAAGCCTTGGAAGCGGGGCTCTTTGTGTTGTTACATCCTCCAGATGACATCATTTCAAACTGTAGAGACGTCTTTGAAGTAGAAGATACAATATGGTCGAGAACAGAAGCTACCTACGACAATGATATGGCAGACCTTATCAAAAGTCGCCTTCGTGTGTCCTGTGCACCAATGGAAGTATCCTTCCTAGAATCCCTACCAGACGTTGTGAGAGAAAGTTACGTGTTGgctaaaatcatcaaaaatgaaTGTCCAAAGGTGAGGTTCGACTCCGATTTCTTTCAGGAACTATATGATAGAGATCCAGTTGAAATTCAGCGACATGAGAATGTCCATTTTGAACCAGGAGAATATGACGTATACACGTCCATAGTGAGTTCATTAAATGAAGTGGCCAGCAGTGATGAGGAAAACATTTGGGATCTGAATATCGAAAATAATGCGGAACAGACAGCTGATACAGCATCATTGAATGGCTCCAATCAACCATGCTCTTCTGATGAAGAGCGTGATAGCGGGGGGACGGAATCGGCGAATAGTGGTGAAGATTCGCCAATGGATTCTCTTCGATCAGATGATACAAACAACTTTGAGGAAACTGATCTAGGACATGAAGCCAATAATGATATCACAAGCTACATGTTAAAGAATGCTTTGTTTCATTTGGTTGGAAGTAATCCAGAAATATGCGACAAAGATTTAAATAAAGACTCGTCAGGTGAAGGGCGCTTGAAGACCACTGTAGAATTGACAATAAAGATATTCGAACTACTGACAACAATGAATGAAACATGTGAGCTGCCAGTGTATTTTCTGCCTCGACAAAACGTGTTCGAATTCGCATACGAGTTTTGTCGGTCAATGGACCAGGAAAAACTGAGAAGAAAAATTCACTCTGATGGGAACAGAAGGAAAATTTTCCTCGATTTGATATTGGCGATTTTGAGGGTTCAATGA